In Hymenobacter sublimis, a single genomic region encodes these proteins:
- a CDS encoding DUF4153 domain-containing protein → MRLPSLHHLLTEATMVLRRYPLTLLCAFVLCGVGIYVQRLPYADEEAKLDWLFPVLSTAVLGLTLTLAVALATERYRWRGWKRLAATSGVVLLLGGWYAMCPPQPDSVWGLRLFVLLVASHLLVAVVPYLPELRREADTPGFWRYNKTLFLRILTAGLYSGVLFVGCALALLAIQNLFEVKVDQRVYGHLFIVLGTVFNTWFFLAGVPRNFALLEQEATYPKGLKVFTQFVLLPLVVLYLGILYAYMGRILVQWELPKGWVSVLILAFAVAGILALLLIHPIRNATENTWIRTFARWFYRALFPLLGLLAVAIATRIRSYGITEERYFVLVLAAWLLVMATYFLVRKGQGIIWIPASLALVALVSAAGPWGAFATAERSQLNQLREISAEYNLLRNGKLDGAGARAPKLPLVVRQRLTSIFEFFAQRQALAELQPVFAGSLQLPDSLRQGTPWERRHWQSTRLFALSGLERASPYATAANEEISATFDLKNSDVLPLGNGRYWLNNLSVYQYHVPDKDVLAEVVVPEGSFRVRTRRRGYLLQLEQLRADGSWQPQLTLAPGAVADSLTRTYGRNPATSVELPTAALTLHATDNRLYLQLVLRSLNRHQRQDSVWYSFDGQALLEVKK, encoded by the coding sequence ATGCGACTTCCTTCCCTACATCATCTGCTGACCGAAGCCACGATGGTGCTTCGGCGTTATCCGCTAACCCTGCTCTGCGCCTTTGTTCTGTGCGGCGTGGGCATCTATGTGCAGCGCCTACCGTATGCCGACGAGGAAGCCAAGCTCGACTGGCTGTTTCCAGTGCTTTCCACGGCCGTATTGGGGCTTACGCTCACGCTGGCCGTTGCCCTGGCCACGGAGCGGTACCGCTGGCGTGGGTGGAAGCGGTTGGCCGCTACAAGTGGGGTAGTACTGCTGCTGGGTGGTTGGTATGCCATGTGCCCCCCGCAACCAGATAGTGTATGGGGGCTCCGGCTGTTTGTGTTGCTGGTAGCTTCGCATCTGCTGGTAGCCGTAGTGCCGTACCTGCCCGAACTGCGCCGGGAGGCCGATACGCCGGGCTTCTGGCGGTACAACAAAACGCTGTTTTTGCGCATTCTCACGGCCGGGCTCTACTCCGGGGTGTTGTTCGTCGGATGCGCCCTGGCGCTGCTGGCCATCCAGAATCTTTTTGAGGTGAAGGTAGACCAACGCGTGTATGGGCACCTGTTCATCGTGCTGGGAACAGTGTTCAACACCTGGTTTTTCCTGGCCGGGGTGCCGCGCAACTTCGCCCTTCTTGAGCAGGAGGCCACTTATCCGAAAGGCCTGAAGGTATTCACGCAGTTTGTGCTACTGCCGCTGGTGGTGTTATACCTGGGCATTCTGTACGCCTACATGGGGCGCATACTGGTGCAGTGGGAGCTACCAAAAGGCTGGGTCTCTGTTTTGATACTGGCCTTTGCGGTGGCCGGCATCCTGGCTTTGCTCCTGATTCATCCAATCCGCAACGCAACCGAAAACACCTGGATCCGCACGTTTGCCCGATGGTTTTACCGGGCTCTGTTTCCGCTGCTGGGGCTGCTGGCCGTGGCTATTGCTACCCGCATTCGGTCCTACGGCATTACGGAGGAACGCTACTTCGTCCTGGTGCTGGCCGCCTGGCTGCTGGTCATGGCTACCTACTTTCTGGTGCGCAAAGGCCAGGGCATCATCTGGATTCCGGCTTCCCTGGCCTTGGTTGCGCTGGTCTCCGCCGCCGGACCCTGGGGCGCATTTGCTACGGCTGAGCGTAGTCAACTCAACCAGTTACGTGAAATCAGCGCTGAGTATAACCTGCTGCGGAACGGTAAGCTAGACGGAGCCGGGGCCCGAGCACCGAAACTGCCCTTGGTAGTGCGGCAGCGGCTCACGTCTATTTTTGAGTTTTTCGCCCAGCGGCAGGCGTTGGCTGAGCTACAACCTGTTTTTGCCGGCTCCTTGCAGCTGCCCGATTCATTGCGCCAAGGAACGCCGTGGGAGAGAAGGCACTGGCAGTCCACCCGTCTGTTCGCGCTCAGCGGCCTGGAGCGCGCCAGCCCCTATGCGACTGCTGCCAATGAAGAAATTTCTGCCACATTCGACCTCAAAAACTCCGATGTGCTACCCCTGGGTAACGGCCGCTACTGGCTGAACAACCTGAGCGTGTATCAGTACCATGTGCCCGATAAGGATGTCCTGGCGGAGGTAGTCGTGCCGGAAGGTTCGTTTCGGGTACGCACCCGTCGCCGTGGCTACCTGCTGCAACTGGAGCAACTGCGGGCCGATGGAAGCTGGCAACCCCAACTCACGCTCGCCCCTGGTGCCGTTGCCGATTCACTGACCCGTACCTACGGCCGTAATCCTGCCACCAGCGTTGAGTTGCCCACCGCGGCCCTTACCCTGCACGCCACCGACAACCGTCTCTACTTGCAGCTAGTGCTGCGCAGCCTAAACCGCCATCAGAGGCAGGATAGTGTATGGTACAGCTTCGATGGCCAGGCTTTATTGGAGGTGAAAAAGTGA
- the guaA gene encoding glutamine-hydrolyzing GMP synthase, producing MPQQILILDFGSQYTQLIARRIRELNVYCEIHPYTHAPDLTEDIRGVVLSGSPCSVRDADSPNPDLSRYLGRVPVLGVCYGAQLLAYQQGGEVLPATIREYGRARLARVHHNSPLLHGVPTDSQVWMSHGDTIKTLPEGFDIIASTPEVAVAAYHIQGQPTYGIQFHPEVTHSADGKTLLQNFVVNICGLDQSWTPEHFVDSMVETLQRTIGQEDQVILGLSGGVDSSVAALLLHKAIGKRLHGIFVNNGLLRKNEYEDVLHSYKDLGLNVRGVDASQEFYAALQGLTDPELKRKAIGRTFIEVFDREAQKVDGARWLAQGTIYPDVIESVSVKGPAVTIKSHHNVGGLPEKMNLRIVEPLRALFKDEVREVGHTLELPENILHRHPFPGPGLGIRILGDITPEKVDLLQRADAIFIKGLKEHGLYEKVWQAGVMLLPVQSVGVMGDERTYERVVALRAVTSVDGMTADWAHLPYEFLAEISNKIINQVRGINRVVYDISSKPPATIEWE from the coding sequence ATGCCTCAACAGATTCTCATTCTCGATTTTGGGTCGCAGTACACGCAGCTCATTGCCCGGCGCATCCGGGAACTGAACGTCTACTGCGAAATTCATCCTTATACGCACGCCCCGGACCTCACTGAGGACATCCGGGGCGTTGTGCTTTCGGGCTCGCCTTGCTCCGTGCGCGACGCCGACTCGCCCAACCCCGACCTTTCCCGCTACCTGGGCCGCGTGCCGGTACTGGGCGTGTGCTACGGTGCTCAGCTGCTGGCCTACCAGCAGGGCGGCGAGGTGCTGCCGGCTACCATTCGGGAGTACGGCCGCGCCCGCCTCGCGCGCGTCCATCACAACTCGCCCCTGCTGCACGGCGTCCCTACCGATTCGCAGGTGTGGATGTCGCACGGCGACACCATCAAGACCCTCCCGGAAGGGTTCGACATTATTGCCAGTACCCCGGAGGTAGCCGTGGCCGCCTACCACATCCAGGGCCAGCCTACTTACGGCATCCAGTTTCACCCCGAGGTAACCCATTCCGCCGACGGCAAAACCCTGCTCCAGAACTTCGTGGTGAACATCTGCGGGCTAGACCAGAGCTGGACTCCGGAGCACTTCGTGGACAGCATGGTGGAAACCCTGCAGCGTACCATTGGCCAAGAGGATCAAGTGATTCTGGGCCTTTCGGGGGGGGTTGACTCCTCGGTGGCGGCCCTGCTGCTGCACAAGGCCATCGGCAAGCGCCTGCACGGCATTTTCGTGAATAACGGGCTGCTGCGCAAGAATGAGTACGAGGATGTGCTCCACTCCTATAAAGACCTGGGCCTGAACGTGCGCGGCGTGGATGCTTCCCAGGAATTCTACGCGGCCCTGCAGGGCCTCACCGACCCCGAGCTGAAGCGCAAAGCCATTGGCCGCACTTTTATTGAGGTGTTCGACCGGGAAGCGCAGAAAGTGGACGGTGCCCGGTGGCTGGCCCAAGGCACTATTTACCCCGACGTGATTGAGTCGGTATCGGTGAAAGGCCCGGCCGTAACGATTAAAAGCCACCACAACGTAGGCGGTCTGCCCGAGAAAATGAACCTGCGGATTGTGGAGCCGTTGCGCGCGTTGTTCAAGGACGAAGTGCGCGAGGTAGGCCACACCCTGGAGCTGCCCGAGAACATCCTGCACCGCCACCCCTTCCCGGGGCCCGGCCTGGGCATCCGCATCCTCGGCGACATTACGCCCGAGAAAGTAGACCTGCTCCAACGCGCCGACGCCATCTTCATCAAGGGTCTGAAAGAACACGGCCTATACGAGAAGGTATGGCAGGCCGGCGTAATGTTGCTCCCCGTGCAGAGCGTGGGCGTAATGGGCGACGAGCGCACCTACGAGCGAGTGGTGGCCCTGCGCGCCGTAACCAGCGTGGATGGCATGACCGCCGACTGGGCCCACCTACCCTACGAATTCCTGGCCGAAATCAGCAACAAGATCATCAACCAGGTCCGCGGCATCAACCGCGTAGTGTACGACATCAGCTCCAAGCCCCCAGCAACTATTGAGTGGGAATAG
- the fsa gene encoding fructose-6-phosphate aldolase encodes MKFFIDTANLKEIQEAVELGVLDGVTTNPSLMAKEGIKGTDAVMAHYQQICEIVDGDVSAEVIATDLEGIIREGEALAELHPNIVVKVPMIRDGVKAIRYFSDKGIKTNCTLIFSAGQALLAAKAGATYVSPFVGRLDDIGHDGLLLIQQIVDIFSNYGYPTQVLAASVRHVPHLIQCAELGADVVTCPLNVITGLLNHPLTDKGLATFLADHKKVNG; translated from the coding sequence ATGAAATTTTTCATTGATACTGCCAACCTGAAGGAAATTCAGGAAGCTGTGGAGCTTGGTGTGCTCGACGGCGTGACCACCAACCCTTCGCTGATGGCTAAGGAAGGCATCAAAGGCACTGATGCCGTGATGGCTCACTACCAGCAAATCTGCGAAATCGTGGACGGCGACGTGTCAGCCGAAGTTATTGCCACTGATTTGGAAGGCATTATCCGCGAGGGCGAGGCGCTGGCGGAACTGCACCCCAATATTGTAGTGAAAGTGCCCATGATCCGGGACGGCGTGAAGGCCATTCGCTACTTCTCCGACAAAGGCATCAAAACCAATTGCACTCTGATTTTCTCGGCTGGGCAGGCCCTGCTGGCCGCTAAAGCCGGCGCTACCTACGTGTCGCCCTTCGTCGGCCGCCTCGATGACATCGGCCATGATGGGCTACTGCTGATTCAGCAGATCGTCGACATCTTCTCGAACTACGGCTACCCCACCCAGGTGCTGGCGGCTTCCGTGCGCCACGTGCCCCACCTGATTCAGTGTGCCGAGCTGGGCGCCGACGTAGTAACCTGCCCCCTGAACGTGATTACGGGCCTGCTTAACCACCCGCTCACCGACAAAGGCCTGGCTACCTTCCTAGCCGACCACAAGAAGGTGAATGGCTAG
- a CDS encoding fructose-6-phosphate aldolase, whose product MYIIKVKGKAKIPDYIQLRDEHFVLIAYFRADRPLKDLHRYGLEGKEVELATVIEGLEFGKLQKLEL is encoded by the coding sequence ATGTACATCATCAAAGTAAAAGGCAAGGCCAAGATTCCGGACTACATTCAGCTGCGGGATGAGCACTTCGTGCTTATTGCCTATTTCCGCGCCGACCGGCCCTTGAAGGACCTGCACCGCTACGGGCTGGAGGGCAAGGAAGTTGAACTGGCTACCGTCATTGAGGGGCTGGAGTTTGGCAAGCTGCAAAAGCTCGAACTGTAA
- a CDS encoding cell division ATP-binding protein FtsE yields the protein MPTSATPVIELHDAYIMQDVNTVLQKVTFTLEKGEFAYLVGRTGSGKSSLLKTLYADLPLPAGSGTVAGFPLPKLSSSDKVPFLRRKLGIIFQDFQLLFDRSVADNLLFVLNATGWSGKARKQQRISEVLMRVGLANAASKMPHQLSGGEQQRVVIARALLNEPLLLLADEPTGNLDPDVADSIMRLFVEINNAGTAVLMATHNYQIIRQYPRRVLKCEQGQLLDSAVAPFELAL from the coding sequence ATGCCTACCTCTGCCACGCCCGTTATTGAGTTGCACGACGCCTACATCATGCAGGATGTAAACACAGTGCTGCAAAAAGTCACGTTTACGCTGGAGAAAGGGGAGTTTGCATACCTGGTGGGTCGGACCGGGTCGGGGAAAAGCTCCCTGCTCAAAACGCTGTATGCCGATTTGCCACTGCCCGCCGGCTCCGGCACCGTAGCGGGTTTTCCTTTGCCCAAGCTCAGCAGCAGCGACAAGGTGCCTTTTCTGCGGCGCAAGCTGGGCATCATTTTCCAGGATTTTCAGCTGCTGTTCGACCGTTCCGTAGCCGACAACCTGCTGTTTGTGCTGAACGCCACCGGCTGGTCGGGGAAGGCGCGGAAGCAGCAGCGGATTTCTGAGGTGCTGATGCGGGTAGGCCTGGCCAATGCGGCCTCCAAGATGCCGCATCAGCTTTCCGGGGGCGAGCAGCAGCGGGTCGTCATTGCCCGGGCTTTGCTGAATGAACCCCTGTTGCTGCTAGCCGACGAACCCACCGGCAACCTTGACCCCGATGTGGCAGACAGCATCATGCGCCTGTTCGTGGAAATCAACAACGCCGGCACGGCCGTTCTGATGGCTACCCACAACTACCAGATCATCCGGCAGTATCCGCGGCGGGTGCTGAAGTGCGAGCAAGGCCAATTGCTCGACTCGGCCGTAGCTCCCTTCGAGCTGGCTCTGTAA
- a CDS encoding glycosyltransferase family 2 protein, giving the protein MTGLSVLIPVFNHDVRPLVRALLAQVPNWRGPVDIHCLDDGSDSIYRLKNRELAALPGVEYHELEYNVGRAAIRNQLAAAARQEWLLLLDNDSLLPDAHFLARYAAARTRARVLSGGTIYEALPPREEALRLRWLYGCRREARPAAVRQQVPHGQLTLNNLLIRAEVFRRLGLDESLTRYGHEDTKFGWLLRHSGIRVVHLDNPVLHNGLEPAPVFLQKSHDAVRNLVQLYRAEGLGADTRLLRAALRLQRWGLSHAVRAAFSLRREQVRRNLLSGRPSLRQLDALKLYWLLSELHGSAPPQPGGSRVAQKSADPSVEESALRLKKEEA; this is encoded by the coding sequence ATGACGGGCCTATCCGTGCTTATTCCGGTGTTCAACCACGATGTGCGGCCCCTGGTGCGCGCCCTGCTGGCCCAGGTCCCGAACTGGCGCGGCCCGGTTGATATTCACTGCCTCGACGATGGTTCTGATTCCATATATCGGCTGAAAAACCGGGAACTGGCGGCCCTACCCGGAGTAGAATACCACGAGTTGGAGTACAACGTGGGTCGGGCGGCCATTCGGAACCAGCTGGCTGCCGCTGCCCGCCAGGAGTGGCTCCTGCTGCTCGACAACGATAGTTTGCTACCTGACGCTCACTTTCTAGCCCGTTACGCAGCGGCCCGCACCCGGGCGCGGGTGCTGTCGGGAGGAACTATCTATGAGGCCTTGCCACCGCGGGAGGAGGCTCTGCGGCTGCGCTGGCTGTATGGGTGCCGCCGCGAGGCCCGGCCGGCTGCCGTGCGCCAGCAGGTGCCCCACGGGCAGCTTACCCTCAACAACCTACTGATCCGGGCCGAGGTATTTCGCCGCCTGGGCCTAGATGAGAGCCTGACCCGTTACGGGCACGAGGACACGAAGTTCGGGTGGCTGCTTCGTCATTCGGGCATTAGGGTAGTGCACCTGGATAACCCCGTGCTGCACAACGGTTTGGAGCCTGCTCCAGTATTCCTGCAGAAAAGCCACGACGCTGTACGCAACTTGGTGCAGCTTTACCGGGCCGAGGGCTTAGGTGCCGATACTCGGCTGCTACGGGCAGCACTTCGTTTGCAGCGCTGGGGGCTGAGCCATGCCGTGCGGGCTGCGTTTAGCCTGCGCCGGGAGCAAGTGCGCCGCAACCTGCTTTCCGGCCGCCCCAGCTTGCGCCAGCTGGATGCGCTGAAGCTGTACTGGTTGCTCAGTGAGCTGCACGGTAGCGCGCCCCCGCAGCCGGGAGGCAGCCGGGTGGCACAAAAAAGCGCCGACCCTTCCGTAGAAGAATCGGCGCTAAGACTAAAGAAAGAAGAAGCCTAG
- a CDS encoding DegT/DnrJ/EryC1/StrS family aminotransferase yields MSVPPVSHPPIHLLDLVAQHAPLRAELDAAVARTLEEAAFIQGPAVGKFAQELSVYLGGTHVVPCANGTDALQLALMSLQLPAGAEVIVPAFTYVATLEAAAVLGLRPVPVDVLPGTFNLDPAAVAAALTSRTGAVVAVHLFGQCADLEVLRHMADERGVALIEDNAQAIGAQFTARSGETWWAGTVGEVGTTSFFPSKNLGGFGDGGALFTRHAGRAATLRQLANHGQSRKYHHEQIGLNSRLDTLQAALLSVKLRYLTEWTAARQQVAAQYDAALAPVSGVEVPERDPRSTHVFHQYTITVADEPGRRDALQQHLAAHGVPSAVYYPVPVHAQPAYQYLGYQAGQFPVAERLCRTVLSLPIHPTLRPEQVAYVAEVVRNWAEA; encoded by the coding sequence GTGTCGGTACCCCCTGTTTCGCATCCTCCCATTCACCTGCTCGACCTAGTGGCCCAGCACGCTCCGCTTCGGGCTGAGTTGGATGCCGCCGTGGCGCGTACCCTGGAGGAAGCGGCCTTTATTCAGGGGCCTGCCGTGGGCAAATTTGCTCAGGAGCTGAGCGTCTACCTCGGGGGCACCCACGTAGTACCCTGCGCCAATGGTACCGACGCCCTGCAGCTAGCCCTGATGAGCCTGCAGCTGCCGGCCGGAGCCGAGGTTATTGTGCCTGCTTTCACTTACGTAGCTACCCTGGAGGCGGCGGCCGTTCTGGGGCTGCGGCCCGTGCCGGTGGACGTGCTGCCCGGCACCTTTAACCTCGACCCCGCCGCCGTTGCCGCCGCCCTAACTTCCCGTACCGGCGCTGTAGTAGCCGTGCACCTGTTTGGGCAATGTGCTGATTTGGAGGTACTTCGCCATATGGCTGATGAGCGTGGAGTTGCCTTAATTGAGGATAACGCCCAGGCCATTGGCGCCCAGTTTACAGCTCGCAGCGGCGAAACCTGGTGGGCCGGCACGGTAGGGGAGGTAGGCACCACCTCCTTTTTCCCCAGCAAAAACCTTGGCGGCTTCGGCGACGGGGGAGCCTTGTTTACCCGCCACGCCGGGCGCGCCGCTACCCTGCGCCAGCTTGCCAACCACGGCCAGAGCCGCAAGTACCACCACGAGCAGATTGGCCTTAACTCCCGCCTCGACACCCTGCAGGCCGCCCTGCTCAGCGTAAAGCTGCGCTACCTCACGGAGTGGACCGCCGCCCGCCAGCAGGTAGCGGCCCAGTACGATGCGGCGCTGGCCCCGGTGTCCGGCGTAGAGGTGCCGGAGCGCGACCCCCGGAGTACGCACGTGTTCCATCAATACACCATAACCGTGGCCGACGAGCCCGGCCGGCGTGACGCGCTCCAGCAGCACTTGGCGGCCCACGGCGTGCCCAGCGCCGTGTATTATCCGGTGCCAGTGCATGCCCAGCCCGCCTACCAGTACCTAGGCTACCAAGCCGGGCAGTTTCCGGTGGCCGAGCGGTTGTGCCGCACGGTGCTGTCCTTGCCTATTCACCCTACGCTACGGCCTGAGCAGGTAGCCTACGTGGCAGAAGTGGTGCGCAACTGGGCAGAAGCATAG
- a CDS encoding M48 family metalloprotease encodes MRPSFLKFFLPLAVVAGLTTAAINKPHQGINLFSINQDIALGAQVAKQTDSLYRAKGQLLERSRNPRAYQLLDGVVKRVLDNGNLKYRTQFPWDVQIIKDDQTQNAFATPGGHIYVFSGLIKFLDNENQLAGVLGHEIAHADRRHSTQQLQQQYGTSLLLGLILGNRSSNQLVQIAAGLGQLKFSRSFETEADKYSTIYLNGTRYYSCDGAAGFFIKAEKQGAAGTPEFLSTHPNPGSRIQSIQRSAQQLGCTGKNVSNNNFNELKRLL; translated from the coding sequence ATGCGTCCTTCCTTCCTGAAGTTTTTTCTTCCCCTGGCCGTGGTTGCCGGGCTGACCACGGCGGCCATCAACAAACCCCACCAGGGCATCAACCTGTTTTCCATCAACCAGGATATTGCCCTCGGGGCCCAGGTGGCTAAGCAAACCGACTCGCTTTACCGCGCCAAGGGGCAGCTGCTGGAACGCTCCCGTAACCCTCGTGCCTACCAGCTCCTCGATGGGGTAGTAAAGCGCGTCCTCGACAATGGCAACCTGAAGTACCGCACCCAGTTCCCCTGGGACGTGCAGATCATCAAGGATGACCAGACGCAAAACGCTTTTGCCACGCCCGGGGGCCACATTTATGTGTTTTCGGGGCTGATTAAATTTCTGGACAATGAAAACCAGCTGGCCGGGGTGCTGGGCCACGAAATTGCCCACGCCGACCGCCGCCACAGCACCCAACAGCTTCAGCAGCAGTACGGTACTAGCCTATTACTGGGCCTAATTTTGGGCAACCGCTCCTCCAACCAGCTGGTGCAAATTGCGGCCGGGTTGGGCCAGCTTAAATTCAGCCGCAGCTTTGAAACCGAAGCCGATAAGTACTCCACCATTTACCTCAACGGCACCCGCTACTACTCCTGCGACGGGGCCGCGGGCTTCTTCATCAAGGCCGAAAAGCAAGGTGCGGCGGGCACCCCCGAATTTCTGAGTACTCACCCCAATCCCGGCTCCCGCATCCAAAGCATTCAGCGCAGTGCCCAACAGCTAGGCTGCACCGGCAAAAACGTAAGCAACAATAACTTCAATGAGCTGAAGCGGCTGTTGTAA
- a CDS encoding Gfo/Idh/MocA family protein yields MADSGAAVRFVICGVGHIGRRHAALVARHPGATLVALVDTDAALAPALATEFPGVPLYSTLDEYFRSGSDADVLTIATPNYQHAPQAIAGLRAGLHVVVEKPMALCKVDAEAIVHAAAQMNRLVFGVMQNRYSPPAAWLKQLYETGKLGQVYLVQLNCFWNRDARYYRPGGWRGTQAQDGGTLFTQFSHFVDLLYWVFGDVTNISARFRDFNHQNLTEFEDSGLVTFDLVRGGSGTLQYSTAVWDRNLESSLTVVAEHGSLRLGGQYLDKVDYCHLRDYQLPPLPPTNPANNYGSYQGSAANHVQVIENVVDTIQNRSCATTNALEGLKVVEIIERIYSLRQPSASD; encoded by the coding sequence TTGGCTGATTCTGGTGCTGCTGTTCGTTTCGTTATTTGTGGAGTGGGCCACATTGGCCGCCGGCACGCGGCGTTGGTGGCCCGCCATCCAGGCGCTACCCTCGTGGCCTTAGTCGATACAGACGCGGCGTTGGCTCCGGCATTGGCCACTGAATTTCCCGGCGTGCCGCTGTACTCTACTCTGGATGAATACTTTAGGAGCGGTTCTGACGCTGATGTATTAACTATAGCTACACCAAATTACCAGCATGCGCCGCAAGCTATAGCCGGTTTGCGAGCAGGGCTGCACGTCGTCGTTGAGAAACCCATGGCCTTGTGCAAAGTAGATGCAGAAGCCATTGTGCACGCAGCGGCACAAATGAACCGGCTGGTGTTTGGGGTGATGCAGAACCGCTATTCGCCGCCGGCCGCCTGGCTCAAGCAACTCTACGAGACGGGTAAATTGGGACAGGTGTATTTGGTGCAGCTCAATTGCTTTTGGAACCGTGACGCCCGCTATTACCGCCCCGGCGGCTGGCGCGGCACCCAGGCTCAGGATGGGGGCACGCTGTTTACTCAGTTCAGTCATTTCGTTGACTTGCTGTACTGGGTATTCGGCGACGTTACCAATATCTCGGCCCGCTTCCGCGACTTCAACCACCAGAACCTCACGGAGTTCGAGGATAGCGGCCTGGTAACCTTCGACCTCGTGCGCGGGGGTAGCGGCACGCTCCAGTACAGCACGGCCGTCTGGGACCGAAACCTGGAAAGCTCCCTGACGGTAGTCGCCGAGCACGGCAGCCTCCGCCTCGGCGGCCAATACCTCGACAAAGTGGACTACTGCCACCTGCGCGACTACCAACTGCCTCCGCTACCCCCTACCAACCCTGCGAACAACTACGGCTCTTATCAGGGTAGCGCGGCCAACCACGTGCAGGTAATTGAAAACGTAGTCGACACCATTCAAAACCGCAGCTGTGCCACCACTAATGCCCTGGAAGGCCTGAAGGTGGTCGAAATAATTGAGCGCATCTATAGCTTGCGCCAGCCCTCAGCCTCTGATTAA
- a CDS encoding EcsC family protein → MAALEEPALTELRAWQRRMQQKPTLLGRLTRRAQARLNALLPEKVHAAITAAIKQTVRGVLFGSTHTTRRPEATATMAEREAAVRSTLRYYRNTAAAEGAVTGAGGFLLGLADFPLLLGLKLKFLFDVAALYGYDVRDYTERLFLLHIFQLAFSSQHTRNDVYQRVANWDAYRHTLPTDVHEFDWRTFQQEYRDYIDLAKMAQLVPVIGAAVGAVANYRLLEQLGDTAMNCYRLRWLHAANEATPATPIPAT, encoded by the coding sequence ATGGCTGCACTAGAAGAACCGGCGCTTACGGAACTGCGCGCCTGGCAGCGCCGCATGCAGCAGAAGCCTACCTTGCTAGGTCGCCTGACGCGGCGGGCCCAGGCTCGGCTCAATGCCTTGCTACCAGAGAAGGTGCACGCGGCCATTACAGCGGCCATTAAGCAAACGGTGCGCGGGGTGCTCTTCGGCTCCACGCACACCACTCGCCGCCCGGAGGCAACAGCCACAATGGCCGAGCGCGAGGCGGCCGTGCGCAGCACCCTGCGCTACTACCGCAACACGGCTGCCGCCGAAGGTGCCGTTACCGGGGCCGGTGGCTTCCTGCTCGGGCTGGCCGACTTTCCGCTGCTGCTGGGCCTGAAGCTGAAATTTCTGTTCGACGTAGCGGCGCTGTATGGCTACGATGTGCGCGACTATACTGAGCGCCTGTTTTTGCTTCACATCTTTCAACTGGCGTTCAGCAGCCAGCACACTCGCAACGACGTGTACCAGCGCGTGGCCAACTGGGACGCTTACCGCCACACCCTGCCCACCGACGTGCACGAGTTCGACTGGCGCACCTTCCAACAGGAGTACCGCGACTACATCGACCTGGCCAAGATGGCCCAGCTGGTGCCCGTCATTGGGGCCGCCGTGGGCGCCGTGGCCAACTACCGCCTGCTAGAGCAACTCGGCGATACGGCCATGAACTGCTACCGCCTGCGGTGGCTACACGCCGCCAACGAAGCTACCCCTGCTACCCCTATTCCCGCGACCTGA